GCAGCTAAAAAAGAAGGTCTACAGTGTGCCAGCCGAGATAGATAAGAATGTTGCATATCTCAAATTACAGTCAGCAGGTATAACAATAGACGAGCTGACAGAAGAGCAGAAAAGGTATCTTGCCTCCTGGGAGATGGGTACGTGATCAAGCTCCTTGTTGTTGGAACTGTCGCATACGATTCAATCGAAACCCCCTTTGGAAAAGCAGACAATGTTTTAGGGGGTTCTGCACTGCATTTTACCAATGCGGCGAGCTTTTTCACCGATGTTGGTATGGTCGCAACAGTGGGAAAGGATTTTGATTTAAACAAGATAGGCTTCTTAAGGGATCGCAATGTAGATATGAGCGGCATAAAGGTTGATGAAGGGAAGACCTTCCGGTGGGAAGGGAAATACGGCTACGACCTCAACCAGGCAATCACGCTCAAGACCGAACTTAATGTTATTGAGACATTTAAACCACGCATCCCACCTGATTTCAGCGAGGCTGCTTTTGTTTTCCTTGCAAATATTGACCCTGAGCTGCAATCCTATGTGATTGACCAGATAAAAAACCCGAATACGGTAGTTGCACTCGATACGATGAATTTCTGGATAGAAAATAAGTTCAACGCACTGATCGATGTTATAAAAAGGGTTGACATGCTTGTCATCAATGAGGCGGAGCTGAGGGAAATTTCAAAGGAACATAACCTTGTAAAAGGTGCAAAGAAAATAATGGAGCAAGGACCTTCTTGCATTGTTGCAAAAAGGGGCGAATACGGTGTTCTTATGCTGAGCAGGGAAGAGATATTCCTTGCTCCAGCCTATCCTCTTGAAGATGTCTTTGACCCGACCGGGGCAGGTGATACATTTGCAGGCGGGCTCATGGGGTATCTCGCAAATGTGGGTGATATTTCATCGGAGACAATAAAACAGGCAATCGTCATGGGTTCAGTCATGGCATCATTCAATGTGGAGGATTTCAGTATCAACAGGCTAAAAGGGCTTGAATACAATGAAATCCGAGAGCGCTACACTGCCTTTAAAAGATGCCTGCAGTTCGGGGATATAAAATTCGAGTAAGGTAGCTATCAGCTATTAGCTTTCAGCAATCAACCACTTCGTCTATTCTGTCTTTTTTGTCATAACCAGATAAACGAGATACAATGCCTTATATTCGCATTATTTTCAGTTTAGCAAAAAGCTTCCACTGGGGATAAATATGAAAATGAAAATAGTTTATGGCTTATTTTCATTGACAATGAGGAAAGTTGTGATAAACTTGGTATGTAGAAAAAGGGTATGAAAGTTATTTCGGAGATAACCTATGACACCTAATAATACATCAAAGACTTTAGGCCCAATCGAGACCAATATGGTGGCTCGTCTAACATACGAGAAGAAGACGATTGTTACTGTAAAGGAGCTTGATCGGTTGTTTAATCTTTCTCCTGAGGATAGAAAACAGGTCGTTTTCCGGCTTAAAAAGAAGAAGATATTCACTCCTATTAAGCGCGGAGCATACGCCTTTTCTCCGCTCGAAGCCGGGCCAGAAGGAACAGGGGTTGACGAGCTACTTATCCCACCGCTTTTCTTTCCTAAAAAGAACTACTATATCGGGTATTCAACCATGTTCAATTATTTCGGTCTGACCGAGCAACTCTTTCAGACTGTGTACGTCCTCAATACATCCATGAGAATGGAGAGGATTATTTGCGGTATATCATATAGGTTTATAAGAATTCCAAAAAACCGCATGTACGGCCTTGAAACGACAAAAGTGAAAGATGTAGACATAAACATCAGCTCCAAAGAGAGAACCCTCATCGATCTCCTTTACTTTAATAAACCGGTTGGTGGTATTGGTAGTGCTGTGGGAATATTCTCGCAGGTTATTAAAGAGCAAAAATGCGATATTAAAAAGCTGGTAGGATATGCCGCTCGTTTCCCGAATATAACAACTCGCAAACGCATAGGCATTATTCTTGAGAGGTTAGGGATTCCCGATGCTACGTTAAGACCGCTTGTCAAAAGCGTAAAGGGAACAGCAATTTCTTCTCTCAATGGGACACGCAAAGGAAAACTCATTAAAAAGTGGAAGGCTATAGTCAATGATTCACAACAATAAAGAAGAATTTATAAAAACTTTGGAGAGGGCATCGAAAAAGAAAGAATTTTTGTTGCCTCTCTTGGAAAAAGACTATTACTTAACGCTCATTCTCTCCCGGGTGCATGAGCTTTCGGACGACCTTATTTTCAAAGGCGGAACGTGCCTGAATAAGATTTATTACGCATATTATCGTTTGAGCGAGGACCTTGATTTTAGTATGAAGCTTCCCCGGTATGAGGCAACACGAGGGGAAAGGCGCAAATGCATTCAGCCGATAAAGGATGGGATCAAGAAATTCGTGGAGCAGTTTGGTATGAGGGTCGATGACTCGGGCAATCCCGGCCGGAATGAATCTAAGCAGTATGTGTATTATTTTATTTATCAATCGGTTTTGCGGTCGATCGAGGCAAAGATTAAGTTTGAAATCGGACTTAGGTTCAATCCGATCTCTTCAATCGAAAAACGTCAAGTTCAACATAATTTCTTGCATCCATTTACAGGAGAGCCGCTTTTCGACGGAGGCAAGGTTGCTTGTTTATCCCTCAACGAATTAGTATCTGAGAAATTGCGCGCCGCGGCCACCAGGGA
This genomic interval from Pseudomonadota bacterium contains the following:
- a CDS encoding nucleotidyl transferase AbiEii/AbiGii toxin family protein, coding for MIHNNKEEFIKTLERASKKKEFLLPLLEKDYYLTLILSRVHELSDDLIFKGGTCLNKIYYAYYRLSEDLDFSMKLPRYEATRGERRKCIQPIKDGIKKFVEQFGMRVDDSGNPGRNESKQYVYYFIYQSVLRSIEAKIKFEIGLRFNPISSIEKRQVQHNFLHPFTGEPLFDGGKVACLSLNELVSEKLRAAATRETIAPRDFYDIDFVLRNSFNIMEPEVLRLFQKKLEEDGVDTDLARYSVNLGRDDKEIKDMRKRIKEELFEVLTPGERKNFDLDTALGRINNALRGLR
- a CDS encoding adenosylhomocysteinase, with the translated sequence FLLGEGRLVNLACAEGHPSDVMDMSFANQALCSEYMWKNGKQLKKKVYSVPAEIDKNVAYLKLQSAGITIDELTEEQKRYLASWEMGT
- a CDS encoding PfkB family carbohydrate kinase, translating into MKLLVVGTVAYDSIETPFGKADNVLGGSALHFTNAASFFTDVGMVATVGKDFDLNKIGFLRDRNVDMSGIKVDEGKTFRWEGKYGYDLNQAITLKTELNVIETFKPRIPPDFSEAAFVFLANIDPELQSYVIDQIKNPNTVVALDTMNFWIENKFNALIDVIKRVDMLVINEAELREISKEHNLVKGAKKIMEQGPSCIVAKRGEYGVLMLSREEIFLAPAYPLEDVFDPTGAGDTFAGGLMGYLANVGDISSETIKQAIVMGSVMASFNVEDFSINRLKGLEYNEIRERYTAFKRCLQFGDIKFE